The proteins below come from a single Streptomyces sp. SCSIO 75703 genomic window:
- a CDS encoding serine hydrolase domain-containing protein, with product MDVRGTVEGGFEGVRDAFARNFAVRGERGAAVAVYRDGRKVVDLWGGTRDVDGTEPWQPGTAQVIRSATKGVAAVVPLLLHQRGVLDLDAPVATYWPGFKAHGKERVLVRHLLNHRAGLPVLDTPLTPREALDPLRGIEAVAAQAPVWEPGTAHGYHALTHGWLLDGLVRHAADGRDTGAWVADEIAGPLGAALWLGLPPAEEAAGRAGRVGPVEDTEPAGGLRLRPRRSVAEAQRDPESLTRRAFTAVFPAPDPNDPAHRAAVQPAAGGIATAGGLARFYAALIGEVDGVRLLDAQTLARARAEESAGPDRVLVVPTRFGLGHMLHGAASPMLSPGSFGHPGRGGSLGFADPESGIAFGYVTNGFRRTVTADPRAQALVAAVRAALGGR from the coding sequence GTGGACGTGCGGGGCACGGTCGAGGGGGGCTTCGAAGGGGTCCGGGACGCCTTCGCCCGGAACTTCGCCGTCCGCGGGGAGCGCGGGGCGGCCGTCGCCGTCTACCGGGACGGCCGCAAGGTCGTCGACCTGTGGGGCGGCACGAGGGACGTCGACGGCACCGAGCCCTGGCAGCCGGGCACCGCCCAGGTCATCCGCTCGGCGACCAAGGGCGTCGCCGCGGTCGTCCCGCTGCTGCTGCACCAACGCGGGGTGCTCGACCTGGACGCCCCGGTCGCCACGTACTGGCCCGGGTTCAAGGCCCACGGCAAGGAGCGCGTCCTCGTCCGGCACCTGCTGAACCACCGCGCCGGGCTCCCGGTCCTCGACACCCCGCTCACCCCGCGGGAGGCGCTGGACCCGCTGCGGGGCATCGAGGCGGTCGCCGCGCAGGCGCCCGTGTGGGAGCCGGGCACCGCTCACGGCTACCACGCGCTGACCCACGGCTGGCTGCTGGACGGGCTAGTCCGCCACGCGGCGGACGGACGGGACACCGGAGCCTGGGTCGCGGACGAGATCGCCGGCCCGCTCGGCGCCGCGCTGTGGCTGGGCCTGCCGCCCGCCGAGGAGGCCGCGGGCCGCGCCGGCCGCGTCGGGCCCGTCGAGGACACCGAGCCGGCCGGCGGACTGCGGCTGCGCCCCAGGCGTTCCGTCGCCGAGGCGCAGCGCGACCCGGAGTCGCTCACCCGCCGGGCCTTCACCGCCGTCTTTCCGGCCCCCGACCCGAACGACCCGGCCCACCGGGCCGCCGTCCAGCCCGCCGCGGGCGGCATCGCCACCGCCGGGGGGCTGGCCCGCTTCTACGCGGCCCTGATCGGCGAGGTCGACGGTGTGCGCCTCCTCGACGCGCAGACGCTGGCGCGGGCCCGCGCGGAGGAGTCGGCGGGCCCCGACCGGGTCCTCGTCGTGCCCACCCGGTTCGGCCTCGGCCACATGCTGCACGGCGCCGCGTCGCCGATGCTCTCCCCGGGCTCCTTCGGCCACCCGGGCAGGGGCGGCTCCCTCGGCTTCGCCGACCCGGAGTCGGGCATCGCCTTCGGCTACGTGACCAACGGCTTCCGCCGCACCGTCACCGCGGACCCGCGGGCCCAGGCCCTGGTCGCGGCGGTGCGGGCGGCGCTCGGCGGACGCTGA
- a CDS encoding ABC transporter ATP-binding protein, producing the protein MDPVTGSAAPAPPASLEVAGLAFAYPDGHQALFGVDFRVERGERVALLGPNGAGKTTLVLHLNGILTAGAGAVTVAGLPVDTRNMAEIRRRVGIVFQDPDDQLFMPTVREDVAFGPAAAGLRGAELEARVERALALVGMAGSGHRPPHHLSFGQRRRVAVATVLAMEPEILVLDEPSSNLDPASRRELADILRALDVTVLMVTHDLPYALELCPRALILSDGVIAADGPTAGLLGDGALMRAHRLELPYGFDPRTVAPRA; encoded by the coding sequence ATGGACCCTGTGACCGGCTCCGCCGCCCCCGCCCCGCCCGCCTCCCTGGAGGTGGCCGGCCTCGCCTTCGCCTACCCCGACGGACACCAGGCCCTGTTCGGAGTCGACTTCCGCGTCGAACGCGGCGAGCGGGTCGCGCTGCTCGGCCCCAACGGCGCCGGCAAGACCACCCTCGTCCTCCACCTCAACGGCATCCTCACCGCCGGCGCGGGCGCCGTCACGGTCGCCGGACTCCCCGTGGACACACGGAACATGGCGGAGATCCGGCGCCGGGTCGGCATCGTCTTCCAGGACCCCGACGACCAGCTCTTCATGCCGACCGTGCGCGAGGACGTGGCCTTCGGACCGGCGGCGGCCGGGCTCCGGGGCGCGGAGCTGGAGGCGCGGGTGGAACGGGCGCTCGCCCTGGTCGGCATGGCCGGCTCCGGGCACCGGCCCCCGCACCACCTCTCCTTCGGCCAGCGGCGCCGGGTGGCGGTGGCGACCGTGCTCGCCATGGAGCCGGAGATCCTCGTCCTGGACGAGCCCTCCTCCAACCTCGACCCGGCCTCGCGCCGCGAACTCGCCGACATCCTGCGCGCCCTGGACGTCACCGTCCTCATGGTCACCCACGACCTGCCCTACGCGCTGGAGCTGTGCCCGCGGGCGCTGATCCTCTCCGACGGGGTGATCGCCGCCGACGGTCCCACCGCCGGACTGCTGGGCGACGGCGCGCTGATGCGCGCCCACCGGCTGGAACTGCCCTACGGCTTCGATCCCCGGACGGTCGCCCCGCGCGCCTGA
- the cbiQ gene encoding cobalt ECF transporter T component CbiQ: MGAGHAHRLHRPGTSRVHTLPPHTKLAAVLAFVVVVVCTPREAVWAFALYAALLTGVAAAARVPPGFLLRRLLIEVPFVAFALLMPFVAQGPRTEVLGLSLSVSGLWGAWNVLAKGTLGVAASVLLAATTPLRDLLLGLQRLRLPSLLVQIATFMIRYGDLITDEMRRMRVARASRGFEARGVRHWGVLAASAGALFIRSYERGERVHLAMVSRGYTGTLPVIDEVTASRAQWSRALSLPAAALAVCLLGWTL; the protein is encoded by the coding sequence ATGGGCGCGGGCCACGCACACCGGCTCCACCGGCCCGGGACCTCCCGGGTGCACACCCTGCCGCCGCACACCAAGCTCGCCGCCGTCCTCGCCTTCGTGGTCGTCGTGGTCTGTACCCCGCGCGAGGCGGTGTGGGCCTTCGCCCTCTACGCGGCCCTGCTCACCGGGGTCGCCGCCGCGGCCCGCGTCCCGCCCGGCTTCCTGCTGCGCCGGCTGCTGATCGAGGTGCCGTTCGTCGCCTTCGCGCTGCTCATGCCGTTCGTCGCCCAGGGCCCGCGGACCGAGGTGCTCGGCCTCTCGCTGAGCGTGAGCGGACTGTGGGGCGCCTGGAACGTCCTCGCCAAGGGAACCCTGGGCGTCGCCGCCTCCGTCCTGCTCGCCGCCACCACCCCGCTGCGCGACCTGCTCCTCGGCCTCCAGCGGCTCCGGCTCCCCTCGCTGCTGGTCCAGATCGCCACCTTCATGATCCGTTACGGCGATCTGATCACCGACGAGATGCGGCGGATGCGCGTCGCCCGCGCCTCACGCGGCTTCGAGGCCCGGGGCGTACGCCACTGGGGCGTCCTCGCCGCCTCGGCGGGCGCCCTGTTCATCCGCTCCTACGAACGCGGCGAACGCGTCCACCTCGCCATGGTCAGCCGCGGCTACACCGGCACCCTGCCGGTGATCGACGAGGTGACCGCCTCCCGCGCCCAGTGGTCCCGCGCCCTCTCCCTGCCCGCCGCGGCCCTCGCGGTCTGCCTGCTGGGATGGACCCTGTGA
- a CDS encoding energy-coupling factor ABC transporter permease, producing MHVPDGFIDAPTSAVTAVVAAGAVAVSLRGARRELDERTAPLAGLVAAFLFAVQMLNFPVAAGTSGHLLGGALAAILVGPYTGVLCVSVVLLMQGILFADGGLSALGVNILDMAVVTTVTGYAVFRGLVTLLPRGRRPVTAASFVAALVSVPAAALAFTLLYRIGGTTDIAIGRVATAMVGVHVLIGLGEAVITALTVAAVIAVRPDLVYGARGLRRPLRLRVGGELVDAPGPEPAAPAARSHRAVWITGLVTSLVLAGFVSFYASAHPDGLEKVASDKGLDAKAREHATSRSPLAEYGVRDITDARVSGGLAGVIGVGVTVVAGSTVFRVLRRRRRRCASPADPTAPDA from the coding sequence GTGCACGTACCCGACGGATTCATCGACGCCCCGACGTCCGCCGTGACCGCCGTCGTCGCGGCGGGCGCCGTCGCGGTCAGCCTGCGCGGCGCCCGCCGCGAGCTGGACGAACGCACCGCGCCCCTGGCGGGCCTGGTCGCCGCGTTCCTCTTCGCGGTCCAGATGCTCAACTTCCCCGTGGCCGCCGGCACCAGCGGCCACCTGCTCGGCGGCGCGCTCGCCGCGATCCTCGTGGGCCCGTACACCGGCGTCCTGTGCGTCAGCGTCGTCCTGCTGATGCAGGGCATCCTCTTCGCCGACGGCGGGCTGAGCGCGCTCGGCGTCAACATCCTCGACATGGCGGTCGTCACCACCGTCACCGGCTACGCCGTCTTCCGGGGCCTGGTGACCCTGCTGCCGCGCGGACGCCGGCCGGTCACCGCCGCCTCCTTCGTGGCCGCCCTGGTCTCCGTCCCGGCCGCCGCCCTCGCCTTCACCCTGCTCTACCGGATCGGCGGCACCACCGACATCGCCATCGGCCGGGTCGCCACCGCCATGGTCGGCGTGCACGTCCTGATCGGCCTCGGCGAGGCCGTGATCACCGCCCTGACCGTCGCCGCCGTGATCGCCGTCCGCCCCGACCTGGTGTACGGCGCCCGGGGCCTGCGCCGCCCGCTGCGGCTGCGGGTCGGCGGCGAACTGGTCGACGCACCCGGACCGGAGCCGGCCGCCCCCGCCGCCCGCTCCCACCGCGCCGTGTGGATCACCGGCCTGGTCACCTCCCTGGTCCTCGCCGGCTTCGTCAGCTTCTACGCCTCCGCCCACCCCGACGGACTGGAGAAGGTCGCCTCCGACAAGGGCCTCGACGCCAAGGCCCGCGAACACGCCACCTCCCGCTCCCCGCTCGCCGAGTACGGCGTCAGGGACATCACGGACGCCCGGGTCTCCGGCGGACTCGCCGGGGTGATCGGCGTCGGCGTCACCGTCGTCGCCGGCAGCACCGTCTTCCGGGTCCTGCGCCGGCGCCGGCGCAGGTGCGCCTCCCCCGCCGACCCCACCGCCCCGGACGCCTGA
- a CDS encoding SsgA family sporulation/cell division regulator has translation MSAVEQHVRARIVTEADVAPVETGEGALPVLLRYDPAVDPDAVRVALPHDTGPREWVLPRELLERGLRAPAGTGDVRVWPCGRVQTVVEFHAGETCSVVQFENRALTRFLRRTHRAAAEPVAH, from the coding sequence ATGTCCGCGGTCGAACAGCACGTACGAGCCCGTATCGTCACGGAAGCGGACGTCGCCCCGGTCGAGACCGGTGAGGGGGCCCTGCCGGTCCTGCTCCGCTACGACCCGGCCGTCGATCCCGACGCGGTGCGGGTCGCGCTGCCCCACGACACCGGCCCGCGCGAGTGGGTCCTCCCCCGGGAACTGCTGGAACGCGGGCTGCGGGCACCGGCCGGCACCGGTGACGTACGGGTCTGGCCGTGCGGGCGGGTGCAGACGGTCGTCGAGTTCCACGCCGGCGAGACGTGCTCGGTGGTTCAGTTCGAGAACCGGGCCCTGACCCGCTTCCTGCGCCGCACCCACCGCGCGGCGGCCGAACCGGTGGCCCACTGA
- a CDS encoding penicillin-binding transpeptidase domain-containing protein: MGSRRAAVERRKTRPAVIGGVVAVVVGGAGIGAYALWGGGAAEDGSRPASTAAGDAVKSGPLSAAEVTTTAERFLTAWQSGDTAAAAEATDDAEAAEAQLTGYAKDARVTDVTLTPGTPDGDKVPFSVRGTVTYEGTSKPLAYESALTVVRREGDGEPRVGWRPDVVHPELRDGDRLVTGAAGAPPVTALDRDGGELSARTYPSLGTVLDALREKYGKQAGGTAGIELRVVRGKPAGGDGKPAASSAADEAPDTTVLELSKGTPGTVRTTLDPALQAAAEKEVAGKKRASVVLMRASTGEILAVANGGHGFNTAFQGSLAPGSTMKVVTASLLIEKNLASMDEKHPCPKYFSYGGWKFQNDKKFEIKDGTFKASFARSCNTAFIGRAPKLKDDDLTQQAQQVFGLGRDDWAVGVPSFDGAVPVQTAAPMAASLIGQGGVRMSPLNMASVAATVKSGTFHQPYLVAPSVDGRTLATASRTLAPGTLAQLREMMAYTAAYGTAAQAMAGVGGDVGAKTGSAEVDNQEKPNGWFTAYRDDLAAAGVVQQGGHGGETAGPIVAALLKAAG; this comes from the coding sequence GTGGGCAGCAGGAGGGCCGCCGTCGAACGGCGGAAGACGAGACCCGCCGTCATCGGCGGCGTGGTCGCGGTGGTCGTGGGCGGCGCCGGCATCGGCGCGTACGCGCTGTGGGGCGGGGGCGCCGCCGAGGACGGCTCCCGGCCCGCGTCGACGGCGGCCGGGGACGCGGTGAAGAGCGGTCCGCTGTCCGCGGCGGAGGTCACCACCACCGCCGAGCGGTTCCTGACGGCCTGGCAGAGCGGCGACACGGCCGCGGCCGCCGAGGCCACCGACGACGCCGAGGCGGCCGAGGCCCAGCTCACCGGCTACGCCAAGGACGCCCGCGTCACGGACGTCACCCTCACCCCGGGCACCCCGGACGGCGACAAGGTGCCGTTCTCCGTCCGGGGGACGGTGACGTACGAGGGGACGTCCAAGCCGCTGGCGTACGAGAGCGCGCTCACCGTCGTGCGCCGCGAGGGCGACGGCGAACCGCGGGTCGGCTGGCGGCCGGACGTCGTCCACCCCGAACTGAGGGACGGCGACCGGCTCGTGACCGGCGCGGCCGGCGCCCCGCCCGTCACCGCCCTGGACCGTGACGGCGGGGAACTGTCCGCGCGGACCTACCCCTCGCTCGGCACCGTCCTGGACGCCCTGCGCGAGAAGTACGGCAAGCAGGCCGGCGGCACCGCCGGGATCGAACTGCGCGTCGTGCGCGGCAAGCCGGCCGGGGGCGACGGCAAGCCCGCCGCCTCGTCCGCCGCGGACGAGGCCCCGGACACGACCGTGCTGGAGCTGAGCAAGGGCACCCCGGGCACCGTCCGCACCACGCTGGACCCGGCGCTGCAGGCCGCCGCGGAGAAGGAGGTGGCCGGGAAGAAGCGGGCGTCGGTGGTGCTGATGCGCGCCTCGACGGGCGAGATCCTCGCGGTCGCCAACGGCGGGCACGGCTTCAACACCGCCTTCCAGGGCTCGCTCGCGCCGGGCTCGACGATGAAGGTCGTCACCGCCTCGCTGCTCATCGAGAAGAACCTGGCCTCGATGGACGAGAAGCACCCGTGCCCGAAGTACTTCAGCTACGGCGGCTGGAAGTTCCAGAACGACAAGAAGTTCGAGATCAAGGACGGCACCTTCAAGGCGAGCTTCGCCCGCTCCTGCAACACCGCCTTCATCGGCCGGGCCCCGAAGCTGAAGGACGACGACCTGACCCAGCAGGCCCAGCAGGTCTTCGGCCTGGGCCGCGACGACTGGGCGGTCGGCGTGCCGTCCTTCGACGGCGCGGTGCCGGTGCAGACGGCGGCGCCGATGGCGGCCTCGCTGATCGGGCAGGGCGGGGTGCGCATGAGCCCGCTGAACATGGCGTCCGTGGCGGCCACGGTGAAGTCGGGCACCTTCCACCAGCCGTACCTGGTCGCCCCGTCGGTGGACGGGCGCACCCTGGCCACCGCCTCGCGCACCCTGGCACCCGGGACGCTGGCGCAACTGCGCGAGATGATGGCGTACACGGCGGCCTACGGCACGGCGGCGCAGGCGATGGCCGGGGTCGGCGGTGACGTCGGCGCGAAGACCGGCTCGGCCGAGGTCGACAACCAGGAGAAGCCGAACGGCTGGTTCACCGCCTACCGGGACGACCTGGCGGCGGCCGGCGTGGTCCAGCAGGGCGGGCACGGCGGCGAGACGGCCGGGCCGATCGTGGCGGCCCTGCTGAAGGCGGCCGGCTGA
- a CDS encoding penicillin-binding transpeptidase domain-containing protein gives MGRGVRAAVIGGVFTAMVGGAAYGAHTIMSALDGGTGTPEAASVTSGPPSADEVRETAERFFTAWEKGDAVTAAGHTDNAEAAEALLTAYAEDARISGLTVTPGEVSVSGAAVPFTVRATVSHGGVSKPLAYESKLTVVRGRTSGRPLVDWRPSVVHPELAPGDTLVTDESTTPPVRTLGRDGTVLTARTYPSLGPVLETLRERYGERAGGTPGVELVIRHEGTVPDTPLLTLADGKPGELRTTISATAQAAAEAAVKRHGESSVVAVKPSTGEVLAVANNRADGFNAAFEGAAAPGSTMKIVTAAMLIDNGVTSMNGPAPCPDTATWQSQTFKNLTGLPANPGATLADSFLRSCNTAFIKLVDEEPLTDASLTAEARERFGLGRDDWKTGIASFDGSVPASAGPDRAANAIGQGQVQMNPLTMASVTATAITGTFRQPYLVAPGLDDRRTATAKGLPPATAAQLRQMMRLTATQGTGRTAMSGLSGDIGAKTGSAEVDGQAVSNSWFTGFRDDVAAAAMSESGGHGGDTAGPIVADVLRAAG, from the coding sequence ATGGGCAGGGGGGTGAGGGCCGCCGTCATAGGCGGCGTGTTCACCGCGATGGTGGGCGGTGCCGCGTACGGCGCCCACACGATCATGTCGGCGCTGGACGGGGGCACGGGCACGCCGGAGGCGGCGTCCGTGACGTCGGGTCCGCCGAGCGCGGACGAGGTGCGGGAGACGGCGGAGAGGTTCTTCACGGCCTGGGAGAAGGGCGACGCGGTGACCGCCGCCGGCCACACCGACAACGCCGAGGCCGCCGAGGCGCTGCTGACCGCCTACGCCGAGGACGCCCGCATCTCCGGCCTCACGGTCACGCCCGGCGAGGTGAGCGTGAGCGGAGCGGCCGTGCCGTTCACCGTGCGGGCCACGGTGTCCCACGGGGGCGTCTCGAAGCCGCTGGCGTACGAGAGCAAGCTCACCGTGGTGCGCGGGCGGACCAGCGGCCGGCCCCTGGTCGACTGGCGGCCCTCCGTCGTCCACCCCGAGCTGGCGCCGGGCGACACACTGGTCACCGACGAGTCGACGACCCCGCCGGTCAGGACGCTCGGCCGCGACGGCACCGTCCTGACCGCGCGGACGTACCCCTCCCTCGGCCCCGTCCTGGAGACGCTGCGCGAGCGGTACGGCGAGCGGGCGGGCGGCACCCCTGGCGTCGAGCTGGTGATCCGGCACGAGGGCACGGTCCCCGACACCCCGCTGCTGACACTGGCCGACGGCAAGCCGGGCGAGCTGCGCACGACGATCAGCGCCACGGCGCAGGCGGCGGCCGAGGCGGCGGTCAAGCGCCACGGCGAGTCGTCGGTGGTCGCCGTCAAGCCGAGCACGGGCGAGGTGCTGGCCGTCGCCAACAACCGCGCGGACGGCTTCAACGCGGCCTTCGAGGGCGCCGCGGCCCCCGGCTCCACCATGAAGATCGTCACGGCGGCGATGCTCATCGACAACGGCGTGACCTCGATGAACGGTCCGGCGCCCTGTCCCGACACCGCCACCTGGCAGAGCCAGACCTTCAAGAACCTCACGGGCCTGCCGGCGAACCCGGGCGCCACCCTGGCCGACAGTTTCCTGCGCTCCTGCAACACCGCCTTCATCAAGCTCGTCGACGAGGAGCCGCTGACGGACGCCTCGCTGACGGCGGAGGCCCGGGAGCGGTTCGGGCTGGGCCGCGACGACTGGAAGACCGGCATCGCGTCCTTCGACGGCAGCGTCCCCGCCTCCGCGGGCCCCGACCGGGCGGCCAACGCCATCGGCCAGGGCCAGGTGCAGATGAACCCGCTCACCATGGCCTCGGTGACGGCGACCGCGATCACCGGCACCTTCCGCCAGCCCTACCTGGTCGCGCCCGGACTGGACGACCGCCGGACGGCCACCGCCAAGGGCCTGCCCCCGGCGACGGCCGCGCAGCTCCGGCAGATGATGCGGCTGACGGCCACCCAGGGCACGGGCCGGACGGCCATGTCCGGGCTGAGCGGCGACATCGGCGCCAAGACGGGCTCCGCCGAGGTGGACGGCCAGGCGGTGTCCAACAGTTGGTTCACCGGCTTCCGCGACGACGTCGCGGCGGCGGCCATGTCCGAGTCCGGCGGCCACGGCGGCGACACGGCCGGCCCGATCGTGGCGGACGTGCTGCGCGCGGCCGGCTGA
- a CDS encoding phospholipid carrier-dependent glycosyltransferase, whose translation MTSTASATDTRQDQAPHDEPSPWQQRLRRFGHTPVATEDVRDRLVPPFTRPGPRLWAFLGLSEGAAGRITRWSAWGGPLLVTLVAGLLRFWNLGSPKAVIFDETYYAKDAWALVHRGFEVNWDKNANDLILNSGGHVPVPADAAYVVHPPVGKYVIGLGELVFGFDPFGWRFMTALLGTASVLLLCRIGRRLFRSTFLGCLAGALMAVDGLHFVMSRTALLDSVLMFFVLAAFGCLVVDRDRARARLAAALPVDADGRARPDTRVAETTRLGPRPWRWAAGLMLGLAIGTKWNGLYILAAFCVMAVLWDVGTRRVAGARRPHLAVVRYDLGWAFLSTVPVAVGTYVLSWLGWILSPADGTGGYYRDWAATDGRGGAWSWLLPDWWRSLWHYETQVFEFHTNLTSPHTYQSNPWSWPVLGRPVSYFYESPAPGTDGCPLDAGEKCAREVLAIGTPLLWWVGCFALLYVLWRWAFRRDWRAGAIACGLAAGYLPWFLYQERTIFLFYAVVFLPFLCLAVAMLLGAIAGRPGCGDTRRAVGATGAGVLVLLIAWNFVYFWPLYTGTAIPLDSWRARMWLDTWV comes from the coding sequence GTGACCAGTACCGCGTCCGCCACGGACACCCGCCAGGACCAGGCCCCGCACGACGAGCCGTCCCCCTGGCAGCAACGGCTGCGCCGCTTCGGCCACACCCCGGTGGCCACGGAGGACGTGCGGGACCGGCTGGTGCCGCCGTTCACCCGGCCGGGACCGCGGCTGTGGGCCTTCCTCGGCCTGTCCGAGGGCGCGGCCGGCCGGATCACGCGCTGGTCGGCCTGGGGCGGTCCGCTGCTGGTGACGCTGGTGGCGGGCCTGCTGCGGTTCTGGAACCTGGGCAGCCCCAAGGCGGTGATATTCGACGAGACGTACTACGCCAAGGACGCGTGGGCGCTGGTCCACCGCGGTTTCGAGGTCAACTGGGACAAGAACGCCAACGACCTGATCCTGAACTCCGGCGGGCACGTCCCCGTCCCGGCGGACGCGGCGTACGTGGTGCATCCGCCGGTCGGCAAGTACGTGATCGGGCTCGGCGAGCTGGTGTTCGGCTTCGACCCGTTCGGCTGGCGGTTCATGACGGCGCTGCTCGGCACGGCCTCGGTGCTGCTGCTCTGCCGGATCGGGCGGCGGCTGTTCCGCTCCACCTTCCTCGGCTGCCTGGCGGGCGCGCTGATGGCGGTGGACGGCCTGCACTTCGTGATGAGCCGCACCGCGCTGCTGGACAGCGTGCTGATGTTCTTCGTGCTGGCCGCCTTCGGCTGCCTGGTCGTGGACCGGGACCGGGCCCGCGCCCGGCTCGCCGCCGCGCTGCCGGTGGACGCCGACGGACGGGCCCGCCCGGATACGCGCGTCGCCGAGACGACCCGGCTCGGGCCGCGTCCCTGGCGCTGGGCCGCGGGGCTGATGCTGGGCCTGGCGATCGGCACCAAGTGGAACGGCCTGTACATCCTGGCCGCCTTCTGCGTGATGGCCGTGCTGTGGGACGTGGGCACGCGCCGGGTGGCCGGGGCCCGCCGGCCGCACCTGGCGGTGGTCCGGTACGACCTGGGCTGGGCGTTCCTGTCGACGGTGCCGGTGGCGGTGGGCACGTACGTGCTGTCCTGGCTGGGCTGGATCCTCTCCCCCGCCGACGGCACCGGCGGCTACTACCGCGACTGGGCGGCGACGGACGGCCGGGGCGGCGCGTGGAGTTGGCTCCTCCCGGACTGGTGGCGCAGCCTGTGGCACTACGAGACGCAGGTCTTCGAGTTCCACACCAACCTGACCTCGCCGCACACGTACCAGTCGAACCCGTGGAGCTGGCCGGTCCTGGGCCGTCCCGTCTCCTACTTCTACGAGTCCCCCGCCCCCGGCACCGACGGCTGCCCGCTGGACGCGGGCGAGAAGTGCGCCCGCGAGGTGCTGGCGATCGGCACGCCCCTGCTGTGGTGGGTGGGGTGTTTCGCGCTGCTGTACGTCCTGTGGCGGTGGGCCTTCCGCCGTGACTGGCGGGCGGGCGCCATCGCCTGCGGTCTGGCCGCCGGCTACCTGCCCTGGTTCCTGTACCAGGAGCGCACGATCTTCCTCTTCTACGCCGTCGTCTTCCTGCCCTTCCTGTGCCTGGCGGTGGCGATGCTGCTGGGGGCGATCGCGGGCCGGCCGGGGTGCGGCGACACCCGCCGGGCGGTGGGGGCGACCGGCGCGGGCGTCCTGGTCCTGCTGATCGCCTGGAACTTCGTCTACTTCTGGCCGCTGTACACGGGCACGGCGATCCCGCTCGACTCGTGGCGGGCCCGGATGTGGCTGGACACCTGGGTGTGA
- the rsmI gene encoding 16S rRNA (cytidine(1402)-2'-O)-methyltransferase yields MTGTLVLAGTPIGDVRDAPPRLAEELAGADVVAAEDTRRLRRLTQALGVTPRGRVLSYFEGNESARTPELVEELAGGARVLLVTDAGMPSVSDPGYRLVAAAVERDVRVTAVPGPSAVLTALALSGLPVDRFCFEGFLPRKAGERLGRLREVAGERRTLVYFEAPHRLDDTLAAMAEVFGGGRRAAVCRELTKTYEEVRRGPLAELADWAAEGVRGEITVVVEGAPEQDPAEIGAGELVRRVRAREEAGERRKEAIAAVAAELGVPKRDVFDAVVAAKHAAG; encoded by the coding sequence GTGACTGGAACCCTTGTACTGGCGGGCACCCCCATCGGCGACGTCCGGGACGCCCCGCCCCGGCTCGCCGAGGAACTGGCCGGCGCCGACGTCGTCGCCGCCGAGGACACCCGGCGGCTGCGCCGGCTCACCCAGGCGCTCGGCGTCACGCCCCGCGGACGCGTCCTCTCCTACTTCGAGGGCAACGAGTCCGCCCGCACCCCGGAACTGGTCGAGGAGCTGGCCGGCGGAGCGCGGGTGCTGCTGGTCACCGACGCCGGGATGCCCTCGGTCTCCGACCCGGGCTACCGGCTGGTCGCCGCCGCGGTCGAGCGGGACGTACGGGTCACCGCCGTGCCCGGCCCCTCCGCCGTGCTCACCGCGCTCGCCCTCTCGGGCCTGCCGGTCGACCGGTTCTGCTTCGAGGGCTTCCTGCCGCGCAAGGCCGGCGAACGGCTCGGCCGGCTCCGCGAGGTCGCCGGCGAGCGGCGCACCCTCGTCTACTTCGAGGCCCCGCACCGGCTCGACGACACCCTCGCCGCAATGGCCGAGGTCTTCGGCGGCGGACGCCGGGCCGCCGTCTGCCGGGAGCTGACCAAGACGTACGAGGAGGTCCGGCGCGGCCCCCTCGCCGAGCTGGCCGACTGGGCCGCCGAGGGGGTGCGCGGCGAGATCACCGTGGTCGTCGAGGGGGCGCCGGAGCAGGACCCCGCCGAGATCGGTGCCGGGGAACTGGTGCGCCGGGTCCGGGCGCGCGAGGAGGCCGGGGAGCGCCGCAAGGAGGCCATCGCCGCGGTCGCCGCCGAGCTGGGGGTGCCCAAGCGGGACGTGTTCGACGCCGTGGTGGCGGCCAAGCACGCCGCCGGCTGA